The genomic DNA GGAATCCGGCCGGCAGAAGTATGCGGATGGGTCAGATAGCCCTTATCCTCCAGATCGGCCATAGCATTCCGAATCGTAGCCGCACTGACATCCAGCACCGAATTCTTTGCTACATTCCGGGAGCCTACCGGCTTTGCCGACTGGACAAAATCCAGGATGACGGCTTCCAGAACGGCATTTTCTCTATCTGTTAATATTTCAGCAACCATCTCCGTTACCTAATCAGTTTTCACCAGATTATATCTGGAAAAATTATCCCCTATTTCAAATAAAATCAAGATACAACTCCCCACTGTTATATCCGGATCTGGGTAATAAACATCTTGATTGACCTGTAACTCCCCAGTAATCCAAACAATATTCCTGCTCCAATTACCCCGACAATCATTGGTAAATCCATTGCCAGGTTCGCCTGAAAAAAACTGCGTAACAAATAATTTGTTCCCTGGATGGCCCCGTATAATATACCCAGTGACAGGCCTGCCCCGATAATCCCCTGGAGCAACCCTTCTATGATAAACGGCGTCTTAATAAAAAGATCCGTGGCGCCAACCAGGCGCATTATGCGAATGACTTCCCGCTTGGCAAAAATACTGAGTTTAATAGTGTTTGCCACTAATAATATGGCCGCTCCAAGAATTATAGCCAGAATGATCCCTCCTCCGATGAGGACGGCATTAAAATAGCGGTCCAGCAGGCGCAACAACCCTTGTCGATACTGTACCTCGTCCACCCCGTTCATGCGGGATAATTCCTGGGCCACCAAAGATACGTCATTATAATCGTGATTGCGGGCGTCCAGAAATACCGTATATGATTCCGGTAGCGGATTGGCATCCAACACCTCATTGATATTTTCACCGAATTCTTCCCGAAACCGTTTCGCCGCATCCTCTTTGGTAACATACTCCCACCCCGACACCAACTCCGACTGTTCTAACTGCTCCTCAATCCGGGAGCGGTCGTAATCTGTGGCGCTGGGCAGCAAAAATACCTCCACGCCAAACTGTGATTTCATGGCATTGAATCCACGATACAGATTGGTGCCTCCCAGGTACGCCATCCCCAGTAGTGTAAGTGATATAGTTATCGTCAGGATGGCGACGAACGAGGGAAATTTCGCACGTGTCAGCCCGGTGAACCCTTCCTTGATTAAAAATCCGGCGCTCATTGGTCCACCATGGCTCCCTCTTCTAATCTGATCCGACGAAACGGAGTCTCTTTAATCAGATTGTAGTTGTGCGTCGCCATCACAACAGCTGTTCCTTTTTCGTTGATGCGCCTCAGTAGTGCCAGTATTTCCCGGGCCACCTGTGGATCCAGATTCCCGGTGGGCTCATCCGCCAGGAGCACAATCGGCTCTTTTACTACAGCCCGGGCGATAGATACCCGCTGCTGTTCACCGCCTGAAAGCTCCTGCGGATAATACTGAGCTCGGTGGCCTATTCCAACACTGTTCAGAGCTTGCAGGACACGCTTCTTAATCTTACGCCGGCGGACACGCATCACACGCAATGCCAGGGCAACGTTATCGTATACATTCCGGTCGTGCAACAGTTGAAAATCCTGAAAGACCATTCCCACCCGCCGGCGCAGATACGGGACACCATCCTTTTGCAGCATGCTGCTGTCAAAGTTATCGACTACGACTTTTCCGGATGAGGGTTTTTCATCCATGTAGATTAATTTTAAAACGGTCGATTTCCCGGCCCCTGAAGGGCCAACAATACAGACGAATTCCCCTCTGTGGATGCTGAAATTGAGGTCGCGCACTCCGCTTCCCCGGGAAAATCTTTTCGAGACGTTATAAAAATAAATCATGGATTAAGTTAACATACCTTTTGTTGGAACGAAACTTAGTAAAATTCTCAACAGCACAAAGCACTAATTTCGCAGGATTACTTTTTTACCACGACATGCACTCGTTCAGCCTCGGATGTCGCCTCCCGGAAGGACTCATCTTCATAAAAAAACCACGCTGAGAATGGCGAATCCTGCAAACATTGGTCAATTTCTTCAATGGTATACATTTTTTGTAAATGCTTTTCCAGAAATACCTGCTCTTCCTCTGTATCCTGCTCCCAAATATAGAACTCCGTCAGATTCAGCCGCTTCCTGGGCATAAAAGTATTCACCCGCTCATAACCATAGCGATCCGCTTCGTAAATCTCATCCATATCGATGAAATTATTTCGGATATTGTCCACGGTAGAAAAATCAAAGAGATAACTTCCCTCAGCAGTGAGATGGGAATAGACATTCTCCAGATGGTGTTGCACCCGAGTGGGATCGGTATAATAATTGACGGAGTCCTGGATATTCATAATCAAATCAAACTGGAGTGTCGTCGGCAAATGCGACATGTCTCCTACCCAGGACCGGCTCCGGAAATTCGGAAAATATTCATACAATTTTCGTATCATCGGCAGGCTTTGATCCATACAATACAAGTTACCGCTCCAAGTCTTCATATATGGAATAGTCCGGCCTGTGCCGCAAGAAATGTCCAACGTACGCTCAGGTACAATATCGTGTTTTTCCGCCAGCGACTGATAATAGCCAATCCACACCTCATAATCGATGTGAGCCATTACGGTGTCATAAATTGCCGCTAATTTGCTGTACGGCGGTACTTCCGTTATCTGTTCAGATGGATACGCGCCCTGCCTCACAAGCGGAATAATCCGAAATTCAGTCTATTAGAATATCGCATAATGTAATCCGACGGTTGTGGACTCCTTAATCTGGCGTTTGGTATCGATATCCCGGTCATACCAGAGCGTGAATTGAAACTGGAGGGTAATATTTTTCCTGAATCGAACAGCAAGATAATTTTTCCAGAACACATCGACTGTATTGAGTGCTTTCAAATCAGAAAACAATTCAAACTTGCTCTTTACTTCGACATTATCGCTAAAATTCTGGCTGTAATCAGCGACGAATTCAAGACCGGATTCGATTTTGTAGGTATCTGTGGAATCATCCATCTGCTCCTTCGCATACTTCGGGGCGAATGTCTCTTTGACAGAGTAGCCCGCCCGCGTCACAAGGATTTCTTCGATAGCATGGGTAAATCCCAGAGATTGTGTGACGTATCCGGGGTCAAAAAAAGCAGAGTTTTGTGCGGTATTTTCACCATCTACATAATTATATCCCGGAAGCAACTGGGTTTTCATAGTGAGTGCAGCATAGGGATCCACTGGCGGCTTAATCGTAAAGGAGTAAATTGATTCCAGTTCGAGACGATCATCCGTCTTCTGGATTTCCTGGCGATCAACCCGGGTATAATCCAGCACATAAAACGCCGTGTTTCTCCATTTCGATTTTTCGTGTTCATAGGTGAACCGCATGTCGTTATACCAGTTCAGACTTAAGGTATTCCGTCCACCTTTGGACCAGTTATCAAAACTGGTATGTGCAAATGTAAGATCGGTGCCCCACGCATTTTCCCAGGCTTGTGTTGCCGTAGAGTCTTCTTGCGCAACGAGTGCCACTGGGGAAAAAACAAATAGGAACGAGAGTATACCTATACGAATCATATTCATGTGTCGTCCTCCTGTGCTACAATCAAAATGTTTTGTTTATGTAATGTACTGAACAAAATGTGGATTTTAACGGAAAAATGCGAAAGGACGGAGTTAGCCGTCAACGTACAGATTGTTTTTCGTGATATACTCTTCAACGGCCGGAAGGACCTGATATTTAATCGACTTTCCCGCTTTCATCCGGGTGCGGATGTCGCTGCCAGAGATTTCTATCTCCGGGAGATCCAGAAATTGAACCGCATTCCGATACGGGGTCTTTCCATCAATGGGAGCATTCGGACGAGCTGCAACCAGCACTGTACATTCACGGACTAGTTCGTCGGCCTGCTTCCAGGAGTCGAGTTCGATCAGGTTATCCGCACCGATAAACAGGCCAATATCTTTCCGTGTAAGTCCTTGCTCCTCTTTAATCTCCCGGACGGTATCGATAGTATAGCTGACCCCCTTACGATCGATTTCTCTGGGATCTACCTCAAAATATGGATTTCCCTTACAGATCAGCGAAAGCATTTCCAGACGATGATCCGGGCTGCTGATATCGGCATCCTGTTTGTGGGGCGGAATATACGCAGGAATGAATATAATCTGTTGAATACTATGGGAGTCGCGGAGAATCTCCGCCAAGAGCAGGTGGCCCCAATGCGGCGGATCGAAGGTTCCGCCCATCAGACAAATTTGCACGGAGAATTACTCCAGATCCTTGGAGTTATCAGCGACAGCCGGGGTCTCGCTCAGTTCCTGTAAAAGACTCTCGGCTTCAATGCGAATTTCCTCTTCCGGATCACGGTTTAATAATTCCCGGATCTGGGTGATTGCTTCTTCATCCCGATCCAGGTTCATCAATGATTTGGCTCGTTCAAGTCGGGTAATGTTTGCCCAGGGCGTATCGTAATACTGGCTGAGTAATTCATCGTAGTAGATAATCGCAGAATCATATTGCCGGAGCACATAGTAAAGGTGCCCGTTGCTGTACATTTTGTGCGCCAACTTTGCCCGCAGTTCATCGATCAGGCCGGTCAACTCTTCCGCATATTGACTGTAGGGGTAACTTTCCAGGAAGCTCTGCATGGTATTAATAGCTTGCCTGGTGTACTGTTGTTCCAGTTGATAGTGTGGTGAGAGTTCCACCAGGCACATCCCGAGTTTATATTGGGCTTGCTCCACCAGGGGACTCTCCGGATACCGGCGCATTAACCGGCGATATTCTGAGGAGGCGACTACATATTCCGAAAGTTCATAATGAGCATCAGCAACAAAGAGCTGTGCGTCATCAGCATGCTCACCACCGGGATTGTTCAGGACAACATAATTAAAATCCTCGATTGCCTTGTAATACTTTTCGTCCTGGAAATATTCTTTTCCACGGTTGAACCGGAACTCAACATCCTGCTGTTCCCGCCTGGCGCCCCGGTTGCATCCAAGGAAAATTATCGCAGTGAGCAGCAGGGTAAACCAATGTGTTGTGCGCATATGTTTCATCATAGTATCGTCAAAGGTATGGGTGGAATGCTTCGCTTTCAATGAGTTTTTACCATCTGCACTCCAGGTTCACGGTACTGATAATTTCATCCTGAACCTGAGCTGGTTGATACCGCATCTGCATACGAAACGCTGTCCCCTCGTCGGCCTCCGGGGGAAACAGAATTGTTTCAAATGCTGAGGCGATGTGGTTAAACAGGACCCCGTAAATAAACATGGTACTGGTTTCCGCGAAGCTGTTCGCTTTGTCCCGTAATAACTTATTCTCATACCGACTGGGATTGATTTCGTCCGAATCTGTCGTATTATCCGGGTTTGCCGGATCATATGTATCCCACCCCATAGCAAACTGATCATACTTGTAGGCGTTTTCGTATCCCTCGTGGTCCCAGACCATCTCCCAGTCTTCCGGGCAGGTGGTCGGCGGACACGGATAATCCACACTGTTGTTGGTCACCGGATAGGCAAACTCTTCCCCGGTTGGTTTATACCGGATATGTACGGTATGCGTTGACGGATCACTCTGTGGATTATACAGATCAAGCCAGTCAGTAACACTCCAGTGGTCCTTGGCATGGGCCTGAAATTCATCCTTTTTATCCGCATACTTCTGATCGTACACCGAGTATCCAACGAATGCCGCGACTTCTATTCCCAGGAATATGCCACTGTGAGTATATTTTTCCTGGGATAATTGTCCCCAGCCAGGAATAAGCGCTGATTTAAAAAAGTTCTTGTTAAGCGGTGACTGCGGCAATCCTATGGAATCCTCCTGCGCTTGCAGGAGATAGGTATTCCACTCAATTACCGGGGATCGGGTAAGCCGGTTCTCCGACCGGAGCTGCGTGGCAAAATCAGCTGCGGATACGACGCTGCAGAGAATGAGGAAAACGGTAAGCAGACTTGTTAAATAACGCATGGTATACTCCTGATTATGTATCGAACTCAAACAGTAATTTCAGGTAATACCGCCACTCTTCCCCGTAGCCTTCCGTGTCATCGGACTGGAGCGTGAATGAGTTAAATCCGTATGCTGCATCCAGGGTAATGGCGGTCGGATACATATAAAAGGAAAACCCGCCGATCCGCAATTCCATGCCGGCAGCCTGTTTCCACTCGATATTGTTAATTCCGTCCGTCCAGGCGTCGCCGATCTGGTAATACGGCCCCAGGTAGATATCCCGAAAATTAAACTGAACAAATCGCCAATTCGCACCGGTGACCAACGGTACCATCCATTGCACCGTGTTATTCCATAGCCGCGATCCTTCGATGCTATAAAACGGATATCCTTTGATACCGGGCATACCACCACCAAAAAAATGGAAAAAGTCATCCACATTTTCCTTGGAAATCCATCCGGTATGGATTTTTCCTGTGAGCGCACTCTTGTCCCAAAACGGCAGGGTGACGCCGACATTCAGTTGATTCTCGATTTTATGATAATTGTTTGGTGTATACACTTCTTCCAGCAGGCCGGATTCAGAGATACGGAAGTCGTTGATAAAGTCGTTCTGCTCGTAACTATAAGCAACACTCGTTTTCAGGTGGGTTCCGCTATTGATATACGACAGCCGGCCGGTACGAAGTTTAAACGGTTCCCAGTCTACATCGAAATGCAGATGGCGGCCTATATAGTACTCGTAGCGCAACTTGGAGATAAAATTATTTTTATCAGGGAGTGACGGA from Candidatus Neomarinimicrobiota bacterium includes the following:
- a CDS encoding ABC transporter permease produces the protein MSAGFLIKEGFTGLTRAKFPSFVAILTITISLTLLGMAYLGGTNLYRGFNAMKSQFGVEVFLLPSATDYDRSRIEEQLEQSELVSGWEYVTKEDAAKRFREEFGENINEVLDANPLPESYTVFLDARNHDYNDVSLVAQELSRMNGVDEVQYRQGLLRLLDRYFNAVLIGGGIILAIILGAAILLVANTIKLSIFAKREVIRIMRLVGATDLFIKTPFIIEGLLQGIIGAGLSLGILYGAIQGTNYLLRSFFQANLAMDLPMIVGVIGAGILFGLLGSYRSIKMFITQIRI
- the ftsE gene encoding cell division ATP-binding protein FtsE produces the protein MIYFYNVSKRFSRGSGVRDLNFSIHRGEFVCIVGPSGAGKSTVLKLIYMDEKPSSGKVVVDNFDSSMLQKDGVPYLRRRVGMVFQDFQLLHDRNVYDNVALALRVMRVRRRKIKKRVLQALNSVGIGHRAQYYPQELSGGEQQRVSIARAVVKEPIVLLADEPTGNLDPQVAREILALLRRINEKGTAVVMATHNYNLIKETPFRRIRLEEGAMVDQ
- a CDS encoding class I SAM-dependent methyltransferase encodes the protein MRQGAYPSEQITEVPPYSKLAAIYDTVMAHIDYEVWIGYYQSLAEKHDIVPERTLDISCGTGRTIPYMKTWSGNLYCMDQSLPMIRKLYEYFPNFRSRSWVGDMSHLPTTLQFDLIMNIQDSVNYYTDPTRVQHHLENVYSHLTAEGSYLFDFSTVDNIRNNFIDMDEIYEADRYGYERVNTFMPRKRLNLTEFYIWEQDTEEEQVFLEKHLQKMYTIEEIDQCLQDSPFSAWFFYEDESFREATSEAERVHVVVKK
- a CDS encoding DUF3078 domain-containing protein, with amino-acid sequence MNMIRIGILSFLFVFSPVALVAQEDSTATQAWENAWGTDLTFAHTSFDNWSKGGRNTLSLNWYNDMRFTYEHEKSKWRNTAFYVLDYTRVDRQEIQKTDDRLELESIYSFTIKPPVDPYAALTMKTQLLPGYNYVDGENTAQNSAFFDPGYVTQSLGFTHAIEEILVTRAGYSVKETFAPKYAKEQMDDSTDTYKIESGLEFVADYSQNFSDNVEVKSKFELFSDLKALNTVDVFWKNYLAVRFRKNITLQFQFTLWYDRDIDTKRQIKESTTVGLHYAIF
- the nadD gene encoding nicotinate (nicotinamide) nucleotide adenylyltransferase, whose product is MQICLMGGTFDPPHWGHLLLAEILRDSHSIQQIIFIPAYIPPHKQDADISSPDHRLEMLSLICKGNPYFEVDPREIDRKGVSYTIDTVREIKEEQGLTRKDIGLFIGADNLIELDSWKQADELVRECTVLVAARPNAPIDGKTPYRNAVQFLDLPEIEISGSDIRTRMKAGKSIKYQVLPAVEEYITKNNLYVDG
- the bamD gene encoding outer membrane protein assembly factor BamD; this translates as MRTTHWFTLLLTAIIFLGCNRGARREQQDVEFRFNRGKEYFQDEKYYKAIEDFNYVVLNNPGGEHADDAQLFVADAHYELSEYVVASSEYRRLMRRYPESPLVEQAQYKLGMCLVELSPHYQLEQQYTRQAINTMQSFLESYPYSQYAEELTGLIDELRAKLAHKMYSNGHLYYVLRQYDSAIIYYDELLSQYYDTPWANITRLERAKSLMNLDRDEEAITQIRELLNRDPEEEIRIEAESLLQELSETPAVADNSKDLE